TCGTCCTCGGCGGCGAGGCGGCGGGCCAGCTGCACCCGCTGGTCGGTCGCGCTGGTGGGCAGCAGCCGGGTCTGGATGTCGTACTCGTCGGTGCTGCACTGCTCGGCGAAGGCCACGAAGGTGTCCTGGCCGTCCGGGTTGAGGTACCAGGTCAGGGTCGGCTTGCCCTCGGAGCCGCAGGCGGCCAGCAGGCCGACCGAGAGCGTGAGGGCCGCCGCGGTGGCCAGGCCGCGCCGCGACCTGCGGCGTACGACGGCTCGTCGCCGGCCCCGGGTCGTCGGGGCTGGGCTCTCCTGCGGCATGGGACCTCCCGAGGACGCGAATGGGACCCCAGGTCTAGTCCCTGCCAGCGGGCCTCCACAACCCCCTACCGGGGTATCTGCGGGGGTGAGGTCCGCTCAGGCCCGGTCGGCCGTGCGGCGGATCGCGGCCGCGAGGGTCTCGTGCAGCGCCGGGGGCAGGTCGTGGCCCATCCCGTCGATGAGCAGCAGCTCGGAGCCGCGGAGCCCGCGGGCGGTCGCGCGGCCACCCGAGGGGTGGACCATCTTGTCGGCGAGGCCGTGCACGACCAGGGCCGGCTTGCGCAGCGCCCGCAGCCGCGGCTCGCGGTCGGGCTGGGTCAGGATGGCCATCATCTGGCGCAGCGTCCCGGCGGCGCTGACGCCGTGGTCGAAGGTGTCCTCGGCACGGCTGCGGGTGGCCTCGGGGGACTGCGGGTAGGCGGGCGAGCCGATGAGGCGCCACAGCCGCTCGCTCTGCCTGACGAAGTCCTCCTTGGAGGTGCCGCCGCGACCCAGCAGGGTCGGCAGCAGCGCGGGGTGCTGCCACCCGACGGTGCGCCGGCCGGTGGTCGACATGATCGAGGTCAGCGACCGGACCCGCGTCGGGTGCTCGAGCGCGAGCGTCTGCACGATCATCCCGCCCATCGACACGCCCGCGACGTGCGCGGACTCCACGCCCAGGTGGTCCAGCAGGCCCGTGACGTCGCCGGCCATGTCGGCCAGCGAATACGGCGCCCGGGTCGGCGCACCCGCGAAGGCGCGCACGAGGGTGGCCCGGGTGACCCGGCCCCCGACACGGCTCGACCGCCCGCAGTCCCGGTTGTCGAAGCGCACGACGTAGAAGCCGCGGTGCGCGAGCATCGTGCACAGCTCCTCGTCCCACCAGGTCAGGGGCGCACCGAGACCCATCACCAGGACGAGCGGCTCGTCGGCGGGGTCTCCGAAGGTCTGGTAGCACAGCTCGACGTCGGTGCTGACGGGCGCGCGGAGCTGCTCGGACATGGTCACCGGGGGACGAGCGGGCATGGTTCCAGTAGACCGCAAGGACCAGGTCGACCGGACGTCCGGTCACAATTGTGTGTCACACCTCACAGGGTGGTCCGAACCGCGTTACGGTCGGGCGATGAACGAGTCGCCGCTCGCCTCCTTCCTGCTCCCGGAGGGCTACCGCCGCCCGCCGGTGGTGGCCGTCCTCAACGAGGCGCGGATCGCAGGCGAGGCCCGTCGCTACGCCACGCGGGCCCTCAGCGCGCGCCTCGAGCGCCGCCGCACGCCGTACGTCGCCGGGCCGCAGGCGCGTGACCTCGACCCGGTGCTGCTGGTCCCGGGCTTCCTCGCCGGCGACTACACGCTGCGCTTCATGGCCGCCGCGCTGCGCAAGCAGGGGATGCGCACCTACCGCTCGCACATCGTGGCCAACGTCGGGTGCACCCTCGACGCCGCCCACCTCATCGAGCAGCGGCTCGAGGCGATCGCGAACAAGCGCGGCACCCGGGTGCAGCTCGTGGGCCACAGCCTGGGCGGGATGCTCGCACGCGGCATCGCCGTACGCCGCCCCGACCTGGTCTCCGGGATCGTCACC
This Nocardioides dokdonensis FR1436 DNA region includes the following protein-coding sequences:
- a CDS encoding alpha/beta fold hydrolase, whose protein sequence is MPARPPVTMSEQLRAPVSTDVELCYQTFGDPADEPLVLVMGLGAPLTWWDEELCTMLAHRGFYVVRFDNRDCGRSSRVGGRVTRATLVRAFAGAPTRAPYSLADMAGDVTGLLDHLGVESAHVAGVSMGGMIVQTLALEHPTRVRSLTSIMSTTGRRTVGWQHPALLPTLLGRGGTSKEDFVRQSERLWRLIGSPAYPQSPEATRSRAEDTFDHGVSAAGTLRQMMAILTQPDREPRLRALRKPALVVHGLADKMVHPSGGRATARGLRGSELLLIDGMGHDLPPALHETLAAAIRRTADRA
- a CDS encoding alpha/beta fold hydrolase, with product MNESPLASFLLPEGYRRPPVVAVLNEARIAGEARRYATRALSARLERRRTPYVAGPQARDLDPVLLVPGFLAGDYTLRFMAAALRKQGMRTYRSHIVANVGCTLDAAHLIEQRLEAIANKRGTRVQLVGHSLGGMLARGIAVRRPDLVSGIVTMGSPMLAPAAHHRALTAGLGGLIALSKVGVPRTMTVDCVGGPCARESFEESRQPVPADVAFTAIYSRRDGIVDWRACIDPTATAVEVRTSHVGMVMDPAVITAVTEALVRHRGAREETQSWVASA